In the Desulfobacteraceae bacterium genome, CCACCTGTTTCAGAATCAGCTGCAGGTCGGCCATCAGGCGCTCGCGCAACGCGCGGTCCAGGGCCCCCATGGGCTCGTCCAGCAGCAGCAGCCGCGGTTGGGGGGCCAGGCTGCGGGCCAGCGCCACCCGTTGGCGTTCGCCGCCGGAAAGCTCCGCGATGCGCCGAGCGGCAAACCCCGCGAGGCCAACCCGCGCCAGGGTCGCGGCAACCCGGCGTTTCAGCTCCGGTTGCGGCAGCCGCTGCAGCTCCAGTCCGAAGGCCACATTCTCGAAAACGTTTTTGTGGGGAAAAAGGGCGTACTCCTGGAACATCATGCCGAACTGGCGGCGGTGGGGCGGCAGCGGCGCCAGGTCCCGGCCGTCGAAGGTGATGCTGCCGCTGTCGGGGCGCTCCAGTCCGGCGATCAGCCGCAGCAGGGTGGTTTTGCCGCATCCCGAGGGGCCCAGCAGGCAGAGGATATCGCCCTCGGCCAGGCTCAGGCTCACCTCCCGGATGAAGGGCTGGTGGTTGAAGGTTTTCGAGACCCGCTCGAGGCTCAGGAGCACCATCTCAGAACCCTCCGGATGTTTCCGGGCGGAGCTTTTCGAGCAAAACGAAGCCGGCCGCGGTCACTATCATCAGCAGGCTGCTCATGGCCATGGCCTGGCCGTAGTTGAGGGCTCCCGGCTGGCCCAGGAACCGGAAAATGGCCAGCGGCATGGTGGGGGTCTGGGGGCGGGCGACCAGGGCCGTGGCACCGAATTCGCCCATGCTGACCGTAAAGGCGAAGACCATGCCCACCAAAAGCGCCCGGCCGATGATGGGCAAATCCACCGAGCGCCAAACCTGGCGGGGCGAGGCGCCCAAAAGGCTTGCCGCCTCCCGCAGACTTTCGGGGATGCTCCGCAGGGCCGGCAGCAGGCTGCGCAGGACAAACGGAAAGGCCACCAGGCAGTGGGCCACCGGGACCAGCCACGGGGAATTGCGCAAGTTGAGCGGGGGGCGGTCCAGGGCGATGATAAAGCCAAAGCCCAGGGTGACGGCGGAGGTGGACAGCGGCAGCATGAAGAGCGGGTCCAGCAGGGCGCTTAGGCGGGACGGCGGGCCGGCCAGAAAAAGGGCCGCCGGCAGGCCCACGGCCAACGCCAGCAGCAGGGCGGTCAGCGCAAAGCCCACGGAGTAGCCCATGGCATGGAACGGCGGAACGAAAAAAAGGGACTGCGAGGGGTTTTCGACAAGGGCGCGGTAAAAGGCCAGCCCGAGCCCATTCTCCGTGGTGAAGGACTGCAGCAGCAGGGCGGCCAGGGGGGCGCTCAGGAAGATCGCCGCAGGCAGCAGGCCGAGGCCCAAAAAAAGGCGCTCGCCCGCGGTTTGCACCGCCCGTCGGCCGAATGCGGGGGCCGCCGGCATCAGCGCCAGCGCGCTGCGGCGCTGGAGTGCGGTGTAGGCCCACATCAGCCCGAAGGTAAACAGGATCTGAATCAGGGAAAGCGCCCCGGCCAGGGGAAGATTGAACAGATGGACCGCCTGGCGGTAGATTTCGACCTCGATCGTGGCCAGCCGCGGGCCGCCCAGAATCAGGACGACGCCGAAGCTTGAGAAGCAGAACATGAACACCAGCAGGGCCGCCGCCAGGATGGCCGGCTGCAGCTGGGGCAGGGTGACCCGGCGAAAGGCCTGCCAGCCCGAAGCCCCCAGCATACGTGCGGCTTCGTTGATCTCCGGCGCCAACTGGGCCCAGAACCCGCCCACGATGCGCAGCACCACGGCATAGTTGTAGAACACATGGGCGGCCAGGATCAGGCCCACCGACTGGTGCACCCGGATCGGCGGCGCGGGGAGTTCCCAGATCGCCATCAGCCCCGTGTTCACCAGTCCGTGGGGGCCCAGCAGGGCCTGAAAAGCGCTGGCGACCACCACCGTCGGCAGGACGAAGGGGATTGTGGCGAGGGTTTGCAGCGTTGCCCGGCCCCGGAAATCGTAGCGCGCCAAGAGACCGGCGCCCGGCAGGGCCAAGGCCAGGGTGAGCAGCGTGGAAACCGCCGCCTGCCAGAAGGTAAACCACAGCCGGCTGAGGTAGTAGCCCGATGTGAACAGTTTTTTCGGCTCAAGCGGCGACCACAGATCGCCCGGAAAAAAGCTGACGGCGAAGATCCGCGCCAGGGGATAAAAATAGAAGAGACCGAGGAAGAGCAGCGGCGGCAGAAGAAACAGCAGTCGACCTCTGGGCGGTGATGGTGCCATGCGGGTCACGTTTTGGGGCTGTAGCGGGCGGGGATGCCGGCGCCTTCAGAAGGCGTCCGCAGCTCCGGGTCAGCGCAGCACGGTTTCGGTCCAGGCCTGGATCCAGCGCTCGCGGTGGGCGGCGATCTCCTCCGGGGGCAGCGCCACCGGCTGTTCGGCCAGGCGGGTGTGGCGGCGGAAGACCTCGGGCAGGGCCGCCTGCCGGTTGGCGGGAAAAACG is a window encoding:
- a CDS encoding ABC transporter ATP-binding protein; this translates as MVLLSLERVSKTFNHQPFIREVSLSLAEGDILCLLGPSGCGKTTLLRLIAGLERPDSGSITFDGRDLAPLPPHRRQFGMMFQEYALFPHKNVFENVAFGLELQRLPQPELKRRVAATLARVGLAGFAARRIAELSGGERQRVALARSLAPQPRLLLLDEPMGALDRALRERLMADLQLILKQVGVTSIMVTHDQAEAFAVADTVAVIHDGQIAQIAPPETLYRRPASPLVARFIGLHNLVAGRVVADGAVATPLGRFPITDAKAARGAPVTVLIRPEAASIAPVGFADPGGPVIAVRVTARLFQGQHYLLRTTAENGITLIFTLPNNPPPPGPGQQVHLRLNPAAMSLVPDPREA
- a CDS encoding iron ABC transporter permease — translated: MAPSPPRGRLLFLLPPLLFLGLFYFYPLARIFAVSFFPGDLWSPLEPKKLFTSGYYLSRLWFTFWQAAVSTLLTLALALPGAGLLARYDFRGRATLQTLATIPFVLPTVVVASAFQALLGPHGLVNTGLMAIWELPAPPIRVHQSVGLILAAHVFYNYAVVLRIVGGFWAQLAPEINEAARMLGASGWQAFRRVTLPQLQPAILAAALLVFMFCFSSFGVVLILGGPRLATIEVEIYRQAVHLFNLPLAGALSLIQILFTFGLMWAYTALQRRSALALMPAAPAFGRRAVQTAGERLFLGLGLLPAAIFLSAPLAALLLQSFTTENGLGLAFYRALVENPSQSLFFVPPFHAMGYSVGFALTALLLALAVGLPAALFLAGPPSRLSALLDPLFMLPLSTSAVTLGFGFIIALDRPPLNLRNSPWLVPVAHCLVAFPFVLRSLLPALRSIPESLREAASLLGASPRQVWRSVDLPIIGRALLVGMVFAFTVSMGEFGATALVARPQTPTMPLAIFRFLGQPGALNYGQAMAMSSLLMIVTAAGFVLLEKLRPETSGGF